Within the Candidatus Binataceae bacterium genome, the region GCGCCACGCATTCGAATCAGGGCGCGACGCGATGCGCCGCAGTATCGAGCTCGCGCACGCGACCCTCGTCGATCGCAAGCTCGAAAACGGCATCACCGTGCGCACCGCCTGCTGCTTCGGCTATTCGAGCGAGGTGGCGGCGAAGCTCTACGCCGATCAGCACCGAATGGTCGTGGCGCTGTTCGACCTGCGCAGCCAGGGCGTAAGCCTCAGGCGCAGCGCCGATTGCGAGGTCGATCTGTCGCGCCTCGCCGAGAATTTCGGTGGCGGCGGCCACGCCGCCGCCTCGGGCTTCGCCATCCCCGAGCTGCGCCGCCTGCCGGCCGAGCGCCTCGCGGATATCCTGGGCGATCGGCTGCTAAGCGAACCGCGAGAAAAATAACCAGGCAAAAAAGGCCGCAAAAGACCACCACAAAGGCACGAAGTCGCAGACACGAAGGCACAAAGTAGAAGAAATTTATTATAAACCACTTCTGACCCTAGTAGCTTGCTGCCTTCGTGGTAAAAATTCTGCCTCTTCTTATTCGTCGCTGATGATCGCCCACACCGGCGTGTGATCGCTGGGCTTGGCCCATCCGCGCGGATCGCGATCTACACCGGCGTCAGCGAGGCGCGGGGCGAGTGCGGGGCTTAGCAGCAGATGATCGATGCGCAGGCCCGCGTCGCGCATCCAGTTGTTGCGGAAATAATCCCAGAACGTGAAGATGCGCTCGCCCGGATGGCGCGTGCGCAGCGCGTCGGTCCAGCCCATCGCGACGATGTTGGCGTAAGCCTCGCGGACCTCAGGCAGGAAGAGTGCGTCCTTGACCCATCGCTCGGGTTTATACACGTCAATCTCGGTCGGGATGATGTTATAGTCGCCGGCGAGAATTGCGGGTTTGTTCGACGCGAGCAAATCCTGCGAGTGCTTGGTCAGGCGCTGGAGCCATTTGAGCTTGTAATCGAATTTCGGACCCGGGGCAGGGTTGCCATTTGGAAGATAGAGGCAGCCTACAACAATTCCGCGCACCTCGGCCTCGATGTAGCGGCTATGTTCATCTTCCGGATCGCCGGGCAGTACGCGCCGAATCTCAACCGGATCGGCATCGCGCGCCAGGATTGCCACGCCATTCCAGCTCTTCTGCCCGTGCCAGATGGGGTAATACCCAGCCTCACGGACCTCCTTTTCAGGGAACTTATCCTGGGTTGCCTTGAGTTCCTGGAGGCATGCGACATCGGGTTTGGATTCAGCAAGCCATCGCAAGAGGATGGGCAGCCGGCTGGTGATGCCATTGACGTTAAAGGTCGCGATTTTCATAGAATTTTGCTGCTTTCTATTTTAATCGGCCATCCAGGCCGATTCGGTCACTCCAGCACAGTACAAACGGCGCTTGCCTCATTTTCTGCGCGATGACTACACTGACTGTACGTTCAGTCATCTGAATGGTCAGTCAGTGACCCGCGAAGAAGTCATCAAAGAGTACCGCGAACGCGAGATTCTCGTCGCCGCTCGCAAAGTCCTGGGCCATTACGGTATCCAGGCCACCACTATCGACCGCGTCGCCGAGGAAGCCAAGGTCGCCAAGGGTACTATCTATCTTTATTTCAACAGCAAGGACGATCTGGTCCATGCCGCCGTTATCGAAGGAATCCGCGCGCTCCAGGCCGAGACCGCCCGCGCCGACGATCCGACTTTGCCGCCGCTCCAGCGGCTGCGGCGTCTGATTCACACCTCGTATCGGCTTCAATCGTCGAACCAGGATTTCCTGAAGACATTTATCGTCGGCAACTCGCTCGATCTCGTGCTCGACTCGCCCCGTGGACGCGAGTTCATGGCGATTTATCGCGAGACCCTCGACCTCATCGCGGCGATTTTTCGCGACGCGATCGATCAGGGCGCGATTCGCCCGATCGATCCTCAATTCGCGGCCTTTATGCTCACCGAAATGATCACCGGCTCGCTACGGCGGCGGGTCCTCGGATTGGCCTCAACTCCACCCGAGGCGGACGCTGATGCGGTGATCGAGCTGTTCCTGAAAGGCGTGCAGGCGGAGCGATGCGGATAAAGCCCTCGCGGATTCATATCGCGGCGACACTTGCGATTGCGCTTGCCGCGCTCGGCAGCGTGGGATGCCATCGCTCGGCTGCCGCCGACGTCGAGGCCGCGCCAACCGATTCGCAAGCCATCACCGTCAGTGTCGCCGCGGCTCATCAGCAGAGCCTCGAACGTTCCGCGGAAATCCAGGGCGCGCTCTTCGCCAAGGAACGCGCCACGATCGCGTCGCAGGTCGAGGGCAATGTCGCGCAAGTCGTTGCCGATCTCGGCGATGCGGTGACAGCCGGGCAGGTGATGCTCCGTATCGATCCGCGCGAGTATCAGATCCGCGTCGGTACGGCCGAGGCCGCGCTTAACCAGGCTCGCGCCCGGGCCGACAATTCCGCCGCGCGTTTCGCGCGGGCCAGTGAGCTGCGCCGCGACGGCACGATGTCGCCCGAGCAATTCGATCAGATCGCGGCCACGATGCGCATGGACAAGGCCGACGAAGAATCCGCCGAGCGCGCCCTCGAGCTCGCAAAGAAGAAGCTCGGCGATACCGAGATTCGCGCGCCGTTTTCCGGCTTTGTGCAGAAGCGGATGGTCTCGCTTGGCGAGTACGTCGCGCCGGGCAAGCAGGTCTATGAAGTGATCGCGACCGATCCGATCAAGCTGCGTTGCCCGATGCCCGAGCGGTTCGTGCCGCTCGCCAAGCTCGGGATGCCGGTGAATCTCACGATCGACGCGCGCCCCGGCGACCAGTTCACCGGCACCATCACACGAATCGCACCCGCGCTCGACGAGGACAGCCGGACGCTGCTGGTCGAGGCCGAAGTCCGCAATCCTGACGGCGCGCTCAAGCCCGGATTCTTCGCTCATGTGACGATGAACCTCGGGCAGGATCGCGCGCTATTCGTGCCGCAGAGCGCAGTGCTGCGTTACGCAGGCGTCGCGCGCGTGTTCGTGATCGATCACGGCATCGCGCACTCGCGCGAGGTCAAGACTGGAGCCGTCCTCGGCGACCAAGTCGAGATCGTCGAGGGACTTCACGAAGGCGATCGCGTGGCGACTACCGAAGTAGATCGCCTTGCCGACGGGTCGAGCGTGAAGGTGCAGTCATGATCCTCGCCGATCTGTGCGTGCGCCGCCCCGTCTTCGCGACGATGTTCATCGGCGTGCTGGTCGTGCTCGGCCTCTTCTCCTACGAGCGCCTGGGCGTCGATCTATTTCCCAAGGTCGATGTGCCGACCGTGATGGTCACGACGTTCCTGCCGGGCGCCGCGCCCGAGGAAACCGAAGCGCGCGTCACCAAGCCGCTCGAAGAGGCGGTCAACACCGTCAGCGGTATCGACGAGATGCGCTCGAACACCCTCGAAGGCGTCTCGCGCATCATTATCCAGTTCAAGCTCGAGCGCGATCTCGACGCCGCCGTGCAGGATGTGCGCGACAAGATCTCGACCGTGCTCGATCAACTTCCAGACGGCACCAAGCCGCCGCTGG harbors:
- the xth gene encoding exodeoxyribonuclease III, with product MKIATFNVNGITSRLPILLRWLAESKPDVACLQELKATQDKFPEKEVREAGYYPIWHGQKSWNGVAILARDADPVEIRRVLPGDPEDEHSRYIEAEVRGIVVGCLYLPNGNPAPGPKFDYKLKWLQRLTKHSQDLLASNKPAILAGDYNIIPTEIDVYKPERWVKDALFLPEVREAYANIVAMGWTDALRTRHPGERIFTFWDYFRNNWMRDAGLRIDHLLLSPALAPRLADAGVDRDPRGWAKPSDHTPVWAIISDE
- a CDS encoding efflux RND transporter periplasmic adaptor subunit: MRIKPSRIHIAATLAIALAALGSVGCHRSAAADVEAAPTDSQAITVSVAAAHQQSLERSAEIQGALFAKERATIASQVEGNVAQVVADLGDAVTAGQVMLRIDPREYQIRVGTAEAALNQARARADNSAARFARASELRRDGTMSPEQFDQIAATMRMDKADEESAERALELAKKKLGDTEIRAPFSGFVQKRMVSLGEYVAPGKQVYEVIATDPIKLRCPMPERFVPLAKLGMPVNLTIDARPGDQFTGTITRIAPALDEDSRTLLVEAEVRNPDGALKPGFFAHVTMNLGQDRALFVPQSAVLRYAGVARVFVIDHGIAHSREVKTGAVLGDQVEIVEGLHEGDRVATTEVDRLADGSSVKVQS
- a CDS encoding TetR/AcrR family transcriptional regulator, with protein sequence MTREEVIKEYREREILVAARKVLGHYGIQATTIDRVAEEAKVAKGTIYLYFNSKDDLVHAAVIEGIRALQAETARADDPTLPPLQRLRRLIHTSYRLQSSNQDFLKTFIVGNSLDLVLDSPRGREFMAIYRETLDLIAAIFRDAIDQGAIRPIDPQFAAFMLTEMITGSLRRRVLGLASTPPEADADAVIELFLKGVQAERCG